In Shinella sp. XGS7, a single genomic region encodes these proteins:
- a CDS encoding protein-L-isoaspartate(D-aspartate) O-methyltransferase, which yields MSEAPKRRFPLPLDKLGSQPARPARELLRPQRPLHQAAQDAARLSAPSGLGLDSAGVRLRMVQRLQREGLKDERVLQALASVPRHEFVDSALAIQAYEDTSLPIGHGQTISKPSVVGRMIELLMAGATARSAGQLGRVLEIGTGCGYQAAVLAALARQVVSIERLRPLHDKAQGHLQGLGLLRQIRLIYGDGRLGHAGAGPYDAIIAAAGGEDLPEPWLAQLAPGGRLVAPMQAPGGRGQVLVVVDHVVEAGASRLVRTVHEPVLFVPLKSGVM from the coding sequence ATGAGCGAGGCGCCCAAGCGCCGTTTTCCGCTGCCGCTGGACAAGCTGGGCTCGCAGCCGGCGCGGCCCGCGCGCGAGCTGCTGCGCCCGCAGCGCCCGCTGCATCAGGCCGCCCAGGACGCGGCGCGCCTGAGTGCGCCCAGCGGCCTGGGGCTGGACTCGGCCGGCGTGCGCCTGCGCATGGTGCAGCGCCTGCAGCGCGAGGGGCTCAAGGACGAGCGTGTGCTGCAAGCCCTGGCCAGCGTGCCGCGCCACGAGTTCGTGGACAGTGCCCTGGCCATCCAGGCCTATGAGGACACCAGCCTGCCCATCGGCCATGGCCAGACCATCTCCAAGCCCTCGGTGGTGGGCCGCATGATCGAGCTGCTGATGGCCGGCGCCACCGCCCGCAGCGCGGGCCAGCTGGGCCGGGTGCTGGAGATCGGCACCGGCTGCGGCTACCAGGCCGCGGTGCTGGCCGCACTCGCGCGCCAGGTGGTGAGCATCGAGCGCCTGCGCCCTCTGCACGACAAGGCCCAGGGCCATCTGCAGGGGCTGGGTCTGCTGCGCCAGATTCGCCTGATCTATGGCGATGGGCGCCTGGGTCATGCCGGTGCCGGCCCTTATGACGCCATCATTGCCGCGGCCGGTGGCGAGGACCTGCCCGAGCCCTGGCTGGCCCAGCTGGCCCCGGGCGGACGTCTGGTGGCGCCCATGCAGGCGCCGGGCGGCCGCGGCCAGGTGCTGGTGGTGGTGGACCATGTGGTGGAGGCCGGTGCCTCGCGCCTTGTTCGCACGGTTCATGAACCGGTGCTGTTCGTGCCCCTAAAATCGGGCGTCATGTGA
- a CDS encoding NADPH:quinone oxidoreductase family protein translates to MQAWLCENPVGVDALSWKELPTPEPGPGQIRVAIRAASLNFPDLLIVQGKYQVKPPTPFVPGAEFAGVVEAAGEGVRHLKPGDAVAAFAGTGGFGSHACLPAAQALPLPPGFPFEDAAAFLCTYATSHHALLDRAALQPGETVLVLGAAGGVGTAAIQIAKAAGARVIAATSSDEKNARCLALGADAVINYSRGQLREELKTLTGGRGPDVIYDPVGGDLAEAAFRSIAWRGRYLVVGFAQGQIPALPLNLTLLKGASLVGVFWGEFARREPARNAQMLGELAAWYAQGKVKPVLDAVLPMQELPAAFARMSSRQVVGKLVLRMPT, encoded by the coding sequence ATGCAAGCCTGGCTGTGCGAAAACCCTGTGGGCGTGGATGCCCTGAGCTGGAAGGAACTGCCCACGCCGGAGCCAGGCCCGGGCCAGATCCGCGTGGCCATACGCGCGGCCAGCCTCAACTTCCCCGACCTGCTGATCGTGCAGGGCAAGTACCAGGTCAAGCCGCCCACGCCCTTCGTGCCAGGCGCCGAGTTCGCCGGCGTGGTGGAGGCGGCGGGCGAAGGCGTGCGCCATCTCAAGCCCGGTGATGCGGTGGCGGCCTTTGCCGGCACCGGCGGTTTCGGCAGCCATGCCTGCCTGCCCGCGGCTCAGGCCCTGCCCCTGCCGCCGGGCTTTCCCTTCGAGGATGCGGCCGCCTTTCTCTGCACCTACGCCACCAGCCACCACGCCCTGCTGGACCGCGCCGCCCTGCAGCCCGGCGAAACCGTGCTGGTGCTGGGCGCGGCCGGCGGCGTGGGCACGGCGGCCATCCAGATCGCCAAGGCCGCGGGCGCACGCGTGATCGCGGCCACGTCCTCCGACGAGAAGAATGCCCGCTGCCTGGCCCTGGGTGCCGATGCCGTCATCAACTACAGCCGCGGCCAGCTGCGCGAGGAGCTCAAGACCCTGACCGGTGGACGCGGGCCGGATGTGATCTACGACCCCGTGGGTGGCGATCTGGCCGAGGCGGCCTTTCGCAGCATCGCCTGGCGCGGCCGCTATCTGGTGGTGGGCTTTGCCCAGGGCCAGATCCCCGCCCTGCCCCTGAACCTGACCCTGCTCAAGGGCGCCTCCCTGGTGGGCGTGTTCTGGGGCGAGTTCGCGCGCCGCGAACCGGCCCGCAACGCCCAAATGCTGGGCGAGCTGGCCGCCTGGTACGCCCAGGGCAAGGTCAAGCCCGTGCTCGATGCGGTGCTGCCCATGCAGGAGCTGCCGGCGGCCTTTGCCCGCATGAGCAGCCGCCAGGTGGTGGGCAAGCTGGTGCTGCGCATGCCGACCTGA
- a CDS encoding peptidoglycan DD-metalloendopeptidase family protein, with amino-acid sequence MQYNTNRIPAALSALALVSILAGCASPKHKAPVEDRPISGGARSSVPAPAPSPAPTTDTKPLPGAENAGKPGYYTVKQGDTLIRIALENGQNWRDLVKWNELENANRIEVGQVLRVVPPGIDAGAVSARPVASAKVESRPLDSRPAASAASSAQSPAASAPSTPAPAPAAAGGDDDLPWGWPASGPVTAGFDEARNKGLAFSGKAGDPVLAAADGRVVYAGSGLRGYGNLVIIKHNATYLTAYAHNQTLLVKEDQAVRKGQKIAEMGASDADQVKLHFEVRKQGKPIDPAKLLPAR; translated from the coding sequence ATGCAATACAACACGAACCGGATTCCGGCGGCCCTGTCCGCTCTCGCACTTGTGTCCATCCTGGCGGGCTGTGCCTCGCCCAAGCACAAGGCCCCTGTGGAGGACCGGCCCATCAGCGGCGGCGCGCGCAGCAGCGTGCCGGCCCCCGCGCCGAGCCCGGCGCCCACGACCGACACCAAGCCGCTGCCCGGCGCCGAGAACGCCGGCAAGCCCGGCTACTACACGGTGAAGCAGGGTGACACCCTGATCCGCATCGCGCTGGAGAACGGCCAGAACTGGCGTGATCTGGTCAAGTGGAACGAGCTGGAGAACGCCAACCGCATCGAGGTGGGTCAGGTCTTGCGCGTGGTGCCGCCAGGCATCGACGCCGGCGCCGTGAGCGCGCGCCCGGTGGCCTCGGCCAAGGTCGAGAGCCGTCCGCTGGACAGCAGGCCGGCAGCCTCCGCCGCGTCAAGCGCGCAGTCGCCCGCCGCCTCGGCGCCCAGCACGCCCGCACCGGCGCCGGCTGCTGCCGGCGGCGATGATGATCTGCCCTGGGGCTGGCCCGCCAGCGGCCCGGTGACCGCCGGGTTCGACGAGGCACGCAACAAGGGCCTGGCCTTCAGTGGCAAGGCCGGCGACCCGGTGCTGGCTGCGGCCGATGGCCGCGTGGTTTACGCGGGTTCGGGCTTGCGCGGCTACGGCAATCTGGTCATCATCAAGCACAACGCGACTTACCTGACGGCCTACGCGCACAACCAGACCTTGCTGGTCAAGGAGGATCAGGCTGTGCGCAAGGGGCAGAAGATTGCCGAGATGGGGGCCAGCGACGCCGATCAAGTGAAACTTCACTTCGAGGTGCGCAAGCAGGGCAAGCCCATCGATCCGGCCAAGCTGCTGCCAGCCCGTTAG
- a CDS encoding HU family DNA-binding protein codes for MNKSELIEHIAKQADISKAAAGRALEALIGGVKTTLKKNGSVSLVGFGTFSVTKRAARSGRNPRTGDAIKIKAAKVPKFRPGKALKDAIN; via the coding sequence GTGAACAAGTCCGAACTGATCGAGCACATTGCCAAGCAGGCCGATATTTCCAAGGCAGCCGCCGGGCGCGCGCTGGAGGCCCTGATCGGTGGCGTCAAGACGACGCTCAAGAAGAATGGCAGCGTGTCCCTGGTGGGTTTCGGAACCTTCAGCGTGACCAAGCGTGCCGCCCGCAGCGGTCGCAATCCCCGCACCGGCGACGCCATCAAGATCAAGGCGGCCAAGGTGCCCAAGTTCCGTCCGGGCAAGGCCCTCAAGGACGCGATCAACTAA
- a CDS encoding SurA N-terminal domain-containing protein yields the protein MFDFVRKHNRLFQLMLLILILPAFVLVGVEGYSRFMDGSNAGVATVDGRKITQSEWDAAHRNQVDRLRSQMPNLDMKLVDTPEMRRESLDQLVRERVLLAAANGQHLNISDERLQQLFRTDPQFAFLRNPDGTVNKNLLLAQGMSSEMFVQRLRQDLTLRQVMLGVAGTAVAGKANAGVAFDALLQQREVQLQRFEAKDFLAQIKPSDADLEAFYKDPANNARFKLPETAQIEYVVLDLESLKGGVTVSEDELKKYYEENQARYTVAEERRASHILIKADKDTPAPERAKAKARAEELLAQARKNPAGFAELARKNSQDEGSATRGGDLDFFPRGAMVKPFEDAAYALKQGEISNVVESDFGYHVIQLTGVRGGDKKSFESVRADLEQEVRRQLAQKRYAELAEQFSNTVYEQSDSLKPAADKFKLAVQTAVVQRQPAPGATGPLASAKLLEAVFGNEALRNKRNTEAVETGPSQLAAARVVEHKPARLPELADVKAEVRAQLMNKLAAEAAAKQGKERLAALQKSGEATGLEPAQLISRARPANLPPKVLNELLRADVSKLPAYVGVDSGEGVYVLARIGKLLPRDPAVIDEQRATQQYAQAWAAAESLAYYNALKTHYKVKINAPAAAASAVAP from the coding sequence ATGTTTGATTTCGTTCGCAAGCACAACCGCCTGTTCCAGCTGATGCTGCTGATCCTGATTCTGCCGGCCTTCGTGCTGGTGGGCGTCGAGGGCTACTCCCGCTTCATGGACGGCAGCAATGCCGGCGTGGCGACGGTGGACGGTCGCAAGATCACCCAGTCCGAATGGGATGCGGCCCACCGCAACCAGGTGGACCGCCTGCGCTCGCAGATGCCCAATCTGGACATGAAGCTGGTGGACACGCCCGAGATGCGCCGCGAGAGCCTGGACCAGCTCGTGCGCGAGCGCGTGCTGCTGGCGGCGGCCAATGGCCAGCATCTGAACATCAGCGACGAGCGCCTGCAGCAGCTCTTCCGCACCGACCCGCAGTTCGCCTTCCTGCGCAACCCGGATGGCACGGTCAACAAGAACCTGCTGCTGGCCCAGGGCATGAGCTCGGAGATGTTCGTCCAGCGTCTGCGTCAAGACCTGACCCTGCGTCAGGTGATGCTGGGCGTGGCCGGCACGGCCGTGGCCGGCAAGGCGAACGCTGGCGTGGCCTTCGATGCCCTGCTGCAGCAGCGCGAGGTGCAACTGCAGCGCTTTGAGGCCAAGGACTTCCTGGCCCAGATCAAGCCCAGTGATGCCGATCTGGAGGCCTTCTACAAGGATCCCGCCAACAACGCCCGCTTCAAGCTGCCCGAGACGGCCCAGATCGAGTACGTCGTGCTGGATCTGGAGTCGCTCAAGGGCGGCGTGACGGTGAGCGAGGACGAGCTCAAGAAGTACTACGAAGAAAACCAGGCTCGCTACACCGTGGCCGAGGAGCGCCGTGCCAGCCACATCCTGATCAAGGCCGACAAGGACACGCCGGCCCCCGAGCGCGCCAAGGCCAAGGCCCGTGCCGAGGAACTGCTGGCCCAGGCCCGCAAGAACCCCGCCGGCTTTGCCGAACTGGCCCGCAAGAACTCGCAGGACGAAGGTTCGGCCACCCGCGGCGGCGATCTGGACTTCTTCCCGCGTGGCGCCATGGTCAAGCCCTTCGAGGACGCGGCCTATGCGCTCAAGCAGGGCGAGATCAGCAATGTGGTGGAGTCGGACTTCGGCTACCACGTGATCCAGCTCACCGGCGTGCGCGGCGGCGACAAGAAGAGCTTCGAGTCGGTGCGCGCCGATCTGGAGCAGGAAGTGCGCCGCCAGCTGGCCCAGAAGCGTTACGCCGAGCTGGCCGAGCAGTTCAGCAACACGGTCTACGAGCAGTCGGACAGCCTCAAGCCCGCGGCCGACAAGTTCAAGCTCGCCGTGCAGACCGCCGTGGTGCAGCGCCAGCCGGCGCCGGGCGCCACCGGCCCGCTGGCTTCGGCCAAGCTGCTCGAAGCCGTGTTCGGCAACGAGGCCCTGCGCAACAAGCGCAATACCGAGGCCGTGGAAACCGGCCCCAGCCAGCTGGCGGCCGCCCGTGTGGTCGAGCACAAGCCTGCCCGCCTGCCCGAGCTGGCCGACGTGAAGGCCGAGGTGCGTGCCCAGCTGATGAACAAGCTGGCGGCCGAAGCCGCCGCCAAGCAAGGCAAGGAGCGCCTGGCCGCGCTGCAGAAGAGTGGCGAGGCCACGGGCCTGGAGCCGGCGCAGCTGATCTCGCGCGCCCGTCCCGCCAATCTTCCGCCCAAGGTGCTCAACGAGCTGCTGCGCGCCGATGTGAGCAAGCTGCCGGCCTATGTGGGCGTGGACAGCGGCGAGGGCGTCTATGTGCTGGCCCGTATCGGCAAGCTGCTGCCGCGCGATCCGGCGGTGATCGACGAGCAGCGCGCCACCCAGCAGTACGCCCAGGCCTGGGCGGCGGCCGAGTCCCTGGCCTACTACAACGCGCTCAAGACCCATTACAAGGTCAAGATCAACGCCCCGGCGGCCGCGGCTTCGGCCGTGGCGCCCTGA
- the uvrC gene encoding excinuclease ABC subunit UvrC produces MQESPAAPESAEPLETPADAASQARERLLAEVAALPSLPGVYRYFDAQDQVLYVGKAKNLKRRVSSYFQKDHGGSRIGLMVARIARMETTVVRTEAEALLLENNLIKALNPKFNILFRDDKSYPYLRLSGHAWPRVSYYRGAVDKRHRYFGPFPSAWAVKESIQLIQKVFRLRTCEDTVFNNRSRPCLLYQIRRCSGPCVPEGQTEDYARDVRHAERFLLGETQEVLDGLQAQMMAHAERFEYELAAELRNQIQALSKVLQQQAVDENSATGRDRDVDILAVKVQGGRACVNLAMVRGGRHLGDRAYFPKHVEDATALQLAALEAEAAEQEGDDAPPAAERPSPERQVLEAFMAQHYLDAQVPSLIVLSEAVDEALAAALTAQAGYKVTTQAQPRGQRRVWQEMCVKGAELALARLLSEEGSQQARTRALIEALDLSVAEPEQFRIECFDISHTAGEATMASCVVFEGHQMQSSQYRRYNIEGITGGDDYAAMRQVLTRRYSKLAEAAQLGTGRLPDLVLVDGGRGQVAMAREVFEELGLDLSLIVGVEKGEGRKVGLEELVFADGREKVYLGRDSAALMLVAQIRDEAHRFAITGMRAKRAATRTGGSRLEDVPGVGPRKRALLLQRFGGVRGVAAASVDDLVGVKGISRELAEEIYRVLH; encoded by the coding sequence ATGCAAGAGAGTCCTGCCGCGCCCGAGTCCGCCGAACCGCTGGAGACGCCTGCCGACGCAGCGTCCCAGGCTCGCGAGCGCCTGCTGGCCGAGGTGGCGGCCCTGCCCAGCCTGCCCGGCGTCTATCGCTATTTCGACGCCCAGGATCAGGTGCTCTATGTGGGCAAGGCCAAGAACCTCAAGCGCCGCGTTTCCAGCTATTTCCAGAAGGACCATGGCGGCAGCCGCATCGGCCTGATGGTGGCGCGCATCGCGCGCATGGAAACCACGGTGGTGCGCACCGAGGCCGAGGCCCTGCTGCTCGAGAACAATCTGATCAAGGCGCTGAACCCCAAGTTCAACATCCTGTTCAGGGACGACAAGAGCTACCCCTATCTGCGCCTCTCGGGCCATGCTTGGCCGCGCGTGAGCTACTACCGTGGCGCGGTGGACAAGCGCCATCGCTACTTCGGGCCCTTCCCCAGCGCCTGGGCGGTGAAGGAGTCCATCCAGCTGATCCAGAAGGTCTTTCGCCTGCGCACCTGCGAGGACACGGTCTTCAACAACCGCAGCCGGCCCTGCCTGCTCTATCAGATTCGCCGCTGCTCGGGCCCCTGCGTGCCCGAGGGCCAGACCGAGGACTATGCGCGCGATGTGCGCCATGCCGAGCGCTTTCTGCTGGGCGAGACCCAGGAGGTGCTGGACGGCCTGCAGGCCCAGATGATGGCCCATGCCGAGCGCTTCGAGTACGAGCTGGCGGCCGAGCTGCGCAACCAGATCCAGGCCTTGTCCAAGGTGCTGCAGCAGCAGGCGGTGGACGAGAACAGCGCCACCGGCCGCGACCGCGATGTGGACATCCTGGCCGTCAAGGTGCAGGGCGGGCGTGCCTGCGTGAACCTGGCCATGGTGCGCGGCGGCCGCCACCTGGGCGACCGCGCCTACTTCCCCAAGCATGTGGAAGACGCCACCGCCCTGCAGCTGGCGGCGCTGGAGGCCGAGGCCGCGGAGCAGGAGGGCGACGACGCCCCCCCGGCCGCAGAGCGCCCCAGCCCCGAGCGCCAGGTGCTGGAGGCCTTCATGGCCCAGCACTATCTGGACGCCCAGGTGCCCTCGCTCATCGTGCTCAGCGAGGCGGTGGACGAGGCCCTGGCCGCCGCGCTCACGGCCCAGGCTGGCTACAAGGTCACCACCCAGGCCCAGCCGCGCGGCCAGCGCCGCGTCTGGCAGGAGATGTGCGTCAAGGGGGCCGAGCTGGCCCTGGCCCGCCTGCTCTCCGAAGAGGGCTCGCAGCAGGCGCGCACCCGCGCCCTGATCGAGGCCCTGGACCTGAGCGTGGCCGAGCCCGAGCAGTTCCGCATCGAGTGCTTCGACATCAGCCACACGGCGGGCGAGGCCACCATGGCCTCCTGCGTGGTCTTCGAGGGCCACCAGATGCAGAGCAGCCAGTACCGTCGCTACAACATCGAGGGCATCACCGGCGGCGACGATTACGCGGCCATGCGCCAGGTGCTGACCCGACGCTACAGCAAGCTGGCCGAGGCGGCCCAGCTGGGCACGGGGCGCCTGCCCGATCTGGTGCTGGTGGATGGCGGCCGTGGCCAGGTGGCCATGGCGCGCGAGGTTTTCGAGGAGCTGGGCCTGGACCTGTCCCTGATCGTGGGCGTGGAGAAGGGCGAGGGCCGCAAGGTGGGTCTGGAGGAGCTGGTCTTTGCCGACGGGCGCGAGAAGGTCTACCTGGGCCGGGACTCGGCCGCCCTGATGCTGGTGGCCCAGATCCGCGACGAGGCGCACCGCTTCGCGATCACCGGCATGCGCGCCAAGCGCGCGGCCACGCGCACCGGCGGCTCGCGCCTGGAAGATGTGCCGGGTGTGGGCCCGCGCAAGCGTGCGCTGCTGTTGCAGCGCTTTGGCGGGGTGCGCGGTGTGGCCGCCGCCAGCGTCGATGATCTGGTCGGGGTCAAGGGCATCTCCCGCGAACTGGCCGAGGAGATTTACCGTGTCCTTCACTGA
- the surE gene encoding 5'/3'-nucleotidase SurE, translating to MRILIANDDGYLAPGLAALVKACEGLGQIDVIAPEQNASGTSNALTLGRPLSVYTAANGFRYVNGTPSDCVHVALTGLLDYRPDLVLSGINNGANMGDDTLYSGTVAAATEGFLFGIPSIAFSQADKGWGELEAAAQAARAIVEQVIAGGLGHPFLLNVNIPNRADAASLPRRITRLGRRHASEAVIRQTNPRGEPIYWIGPAGDAREAGEGTDFHATANGQISITPLQVDLTDHAGLPAWRQRLGLEA from the coding sequence ATGCGTATCCTCATTGCGAACGACGACGGCTATCTGGCGCCGGGCCTTGCGGCCCTGGTGAAGGCTTGTGAAGGGCTGGGGCAGATCGATGTGATCGCCCCCGAACAGAACGCCAGCGGCACCTCCAATGCCCTGACCCTGGGCCGGCCCCTGTCGGTCTACACGGCGGCCAATGGCTTCCGCTATGTCAACGGCACGCCCTCGGACTGCGTGCACGTGGCGCTGACCGGCCTGCTGGACTACCGGCCCGACCTGGTGCTCTCGGGCATCAACAACGGCGCCAATATGGGCGACGACACGCTCTACTCCGGCACCGTGGCAGCGGCCACCGAAGGCTTCCTCTTTGGCATCCCGTCCATCGCCTTCTCCCAGGCGGACAAGGGCTGGGGCGAGCTGGAGGCCGCTGCGCAGGCCGCGCGCGCCATCGTCGAGCAGGTGATCGCGGGCGGCCTGGGCCACCCCTTTCTGCTCAATGTGAACATCCCCAACCGTGCCGATGCCGCCAGCCTGCCGCGGCGCATCACCCGCCTGGGGCGCCGCCACGCCAGCGAGGCGGTGATCCGCCAGACCAATCCGCGCGGTGAACCCATCTACTGGATCGGCCCGGCCGGTGACGCCCGCGAGGCCGGGGAGGGCACGGACTTCCATGCCACGGCCAACGGCCAGATCTCGATCACGCCGCTGCAGGTGGATCTGACCGACCACGCCGGCCTGCCGGCCTGGCGTCAGCGCCTGGGGCTGGAGGCGTGA
- the pgsA gene encoding CDP-diacylglycerol--glycerol-3-phosphate 3-phosphatidyltransferase: MFFTLPTLLTWARIVAIPLIVGVFYLTEMAPAHRNLFATVLFVLVALTDWLDGYLARKLNQTSSFGAFLDPVADKFLVCAALLVLLELGRVNALVALVIVGREIAISALREWMAQIGASRSVAVHMVGKLKTTAQMVAIPFLLFDGPLFGVIDTRLWGTWLLYIAVVLTIWSMVYYLQKALPEIRAKAK; encoded by the coding sequence ATGTTTTTCACCCTGCCAACCCTGCTGACCTGGGCGCGCATCGTCGCGATCCCGCTGATCGTCGGCGTGTTCTATCTGACGGAGATGGCACCGGCGCATCGCAATCTCTTCGCCACCGTGCTCTTCGTGCTGGTGGCGCTGACCGATTGGCTGGACGGCTACCTGGCCCGCAAGTTGAACCAGACCTCGTCCTTCGGGGCCTTTCTCGATCCGGTGGCCGACAAGTTCCTGGTCTGCGCGGCCCTGCTGGTGCTGCTGGAACTGGGCCGGGTGAACGCCCTGGTGGCCCTGGTGATCGTGGGTCGCGAGATCGCGATCTCGGCCCTGCGCGAGTGGATGGCTCAGATCGGCGCCTCGCGCTCGGTGGCCGTGCACATGGTGGGCAAGCTCAAGACCACGGCCCAGATGGTGGCCATCCCCTTCCTGCTCTTCGATGGTCCGCTCTTCGGCGTCATCGACACCCGGCTGTGGGGCACCTGGCTGCTCTACATCGCCGTGGTGCTGACCATCTGGTCCATGGTGTACTACCTGCAGAAGGCTCTGCCGGAGATCCGCGCCAAGGCCAAGTGA
- a CDS encoding response regulator transcription factor: protein MAVKVLIIEDNPVARSFLCRVVRESFSYAMEITEAGDLEGARRHVARLKAESPELGFKLILVDLELPDGNGMEFLAELAGSPAVKVVTTLYSDDDHLFPALQCGADGYLLKEDRFEVLVEELQRIVRGQPPLSPAIARRLLSHFRPGSSGDTGPMSLSGGLNSGFSPLSSSSGNSHSARGVVLDPPPEWERLTPRENEVLTYLSKGFTIKEIANLMGIKWFTVNDHIKSIYKKLNVSSRAEAAVLASKQGLV, encoded by the coding sequence ATGGCCGTCAAAGTACTGATCATTGAAGACAACCCCGTTGCTCGCAGCTTCTTGTGCCGTGTCGTGCGCGAGAGCTTCAGCTACGCCATGGAAATCACAGAGGCTGGCGATCTGGAGGGGGCCCGCCGTCATGTGGCCCGCCTCAAGGCCGAAAGCCCCGAGCTGGGCTTCAAGCTCATCCTGGTCGACCTCGAACTGCCCGACGGCAATGGCATGGAGTTCCTGGCCGAGCTGGCCGGCTCGCCCGCCGTCAAAGTCGTCACCACGCTCTACTCCGACGACGACCACCTCTTCCCCGCCCTGCAATGCGGCGCCGACGGTTATCTGCTCAAGGAAGACCGCTTCGAGGTGCTGGTGGAAGAGCTGCAGCGCATCGTGCGCGGCCAGCCGCCGCTCTCGCCGGCCATCGCGCGTCGTCTGCTCTCGCATTTCCGCCCCGGCTCCTCGGGCGATACCGGCCCCATGAGCCTGTCCGGCGGCCTGAATTCCGGCTTCAGCCCACTGTCCTCCTCCAGCGGCAACAGCCACAGCGCCCGCGGCGTGGTGCTGGACCCGCCGCCCGAGTGGGAGCGCCTGACCCCGCGCGAGAACGAGGTGCTGACCTATCTGAGCAAGGGTTTCACGATCAAGGAGATCGCGAACCTCATGGGCATCAAGTGGTTCACGGTCAACGATCACATCAAGAGCATCTACAAGAAGCTCAATGTGTCCAGCCGCGCCGAAGCGGCCGTGCTGGCCAGCAAGCAGGGCCTGGTCTGA